A portion of the Stella humosa genome contains these proteins:
- a CDS encoding NADH:flavin oxidoreductase, with amino-acid sequence MTAKRSTDEAHAAALWQPFRAGPLTLPNRFVMAPMTRRRSPGGIPGADVAAYYARRAAGGTGLIVTEGTYVDHPTAGGSAEVPRFDESTASAWGHVVERVHAEGAAIFPQLWHIGTGRDPGAPPFPDAPVLGPSGLDLAGLPKGRAATEAEIADLVDAYARGAALARRIGFDGVEVHAAHGYLIDQFLWDRTNRRTDGYGGDARGRARFAAEIVAAIRAATGPDFPIAFRFSQWKVHHYDACNAETPDELRDLLAPIAAAGVTLFHVSVRRYWEAAFAGSDLTLAGWTRNLFGLPTITVGSVGLGGPFVAGADAGGAVPAADLAPLVARFEAGEFDLVAVGRALIADPGWVAKVRDGRMDELVGFTPEATKTFA; translated from the coding sequence ATGACGGCGAAGCGATCGACCGACGAGGCGCATGCGGCCGCCCTGTGGCAGCCTTTCCGGGCCGGCCCGCTGACCCTGCCCAACCGCTTCGTCATGGCGCCGATGACGCGGCGGCGCTCGCCGGGCGGCATTCCCGGTGCGGACGTGGCGGCCTACTACGCCCGCCGTGCCGCGGGCGGCACCGGCCTCATCGTCACCGAGGGCACCTATGTCGACCACCCGACCGCCGGCGGCTCCGCCGAGGTGCCGCGCTTCGACGAATCGACCGCGTCGGCCTGGGGCCATGTGGTCGAGCGGGTGCATGCCGAGGGGGCCGCCATCTTCCCCCAGCTCTGGCACATCGGCACCGGCCGCGACCCCGGCGCGCCGCCCTTTCCCGATGCACCGGTGCTGGGCCCGTCGGGCCTCGACCTGGCCGGCCTGCCGAAGGGCCGCGCGGCCACGGAGGCGGAGATCGCCGACCTGGTCGATGCCTACGCCCGCGGCGCCGCGCTGGCGCGGCGGATCGGCTTCGACGGGGTCGAGGTCCACGCCGCCCATGGCTATCTGATCGACCAGTTCCTGTGGGACCGCACCAACCGCCGCACCGATGGCTATGGCGGCGATGCCCGCGGCCGGGCCCGTTTCGCGGCCGAGATCGTGGCCGCGATCCGCGCGGCGACAGGGCCGGATTTCCCGATCGCCTTCCGCTTCTCGCAATGGAAGGTCCACCATTACGACGCCTGCAACGCCGAGACGCCCGATGAACTGCGCGACCTGCTGGCGCCGATCGCGGCTGCGGGCGTGACCCTGTTCCACGTCTCCGTGCGGCGCTACTGGGAGGCGGCCTTCGCCGGCTCCGACCTGACCCTGGCCGGCTGGACCCGGAACCTCTTTGGCCTGCCCACCATCACCGTCGGCTCGGTTGGCCTGGGCGGCCCCTTCGTGGCTGGCGCGGATGCCGGCGGCGCGGTGCCGGCGGCGGATCTGGCCCCGTTGGTCGCCCGCTTCGAGGCGGGAGAGTTCGACCTGGTCGCCGTCGGCCGCGCCCTGATCGCCGACCCCGGCTGGGTGGCCAAGGTCCGCGACGGCCGGATGGACGAACTGGTGGGCTTCACACCCGAGGCGACGAAGACCTTCGCCTGA
- a CDS encoding UxaA family hydrolase, translating to MDITKATFQGYVRENGRVGVRNHVVVLPVDDLSNAASEAVANNIKGAIAIPHPYGRLQFGADLDLHFATLIGTGCNPNVAAVVVIGIEPGWTKRVVDGIAASGKPVEGFWIEGNGDIQTIANASRAAYRFVKHASTLTRVERPIQDLWVSTKCGESDTTSGCGSNPTVGNAFDKLYAAGCTLVFGETTELTGGEHLVAARCRTPEVRERFQFMFDRYQALVERHKTSDLSESQPTKGNIAGGLTTIEEKALGNIQKIGRHCIVDGVLDKAEIPTGPGLWFMDSSSAAAEMVTLCAASGYAVHFFPTGQGNVIGNPILPVIKLCANPKTVRTMPEHIDLDCSGLLRREQNLDQTGDALLDVMLRTANGELTAAELLGHREFVLTRLFESA from the coding sequence ATGGACATCACCAAGGCCACCTTCCAGGGCTATGTGCGCGAGAACGGCCGCGTCGGCGTTCGCAACCATGTCGTGGTCCTGCCCGTCGACGACCTGTCGAACGCCGCCAGCGAGGCCGTCGCCAACAACATCAAGGGCGCGATCGCCATTCCCCACCCCTATGGCCGGCTGCAGTTCGGCGCCGACCTCGACCTGCATTTCGCCACCCTGATCGGCACCGGCTGCAACCCCAACGTGGCGGCCGTCGTCGTCATCGGCATCGAACCCGGCTGGACCAAGCGGGTGGTCGACGGCATCGCGGCCTCCGGCAAGCCGGTCGAGGGCTTCTGGATCGAGGGCAATGGCGACATCCAGACGATCGCCAACGCCAGCCGGGCCGCCTACCGCTTCGTCAAGCACGCCTCGACGCTGACCCGGGTCGAGCGGCCGATCCAGGACCTGTGGGTGTCGACCAAGTGCGGCGAGTCCGACACGACGTCGGGCTGCGGCTCCAACCCCACCGTCGGCAACGCCTTCGACAAGCTCTATGCCGCCGGCTGCACCCTGGTCTTCGGCGAGACGACGGAGCTGACCGGCGGCGAGCACCTCGTGGCGGCGCGCTGCCGCACGCCGGAAGTGCGCGAGCGCTTCCAGTTCATGTTCGACCGCTATCAGGCCCTGGTCGAGCGCCACAAGACCAGCGACCTGTCGGAATCCCAGCCGACCAAGGGCAACATCGCCGGCGGGCTGACGACGATCGAGGAAAAGGCGCTCGGCAACATCCAGAAGATCGGCCGCCACTGCATCGTCGACGGCGTGCTCGACAAGGCCGAGATCCCGACCGGCCCCGGCCTGTGGTTCATGGATTCATCCTCGGCCGCGGCCGAGATGGTGACGCTGTGCGCGGCGTCCGGCTATGCCGTCCACTTCTTCCCGACCGGGCAAGGCAACGTCATCGGCAACCCGATCCTGCCGGTGATCAAGCTGTGCGCCAACCCCAAGACCGTGCGCACCATGCCCGAGCATATTGACCTCGACTGCTCGGGCCTGCTGCGGCGCGAGCAGAACCTCGACCAGACCGGCGATGCGCTGCTCGACGTGATGCTGCGCACCGCCAATGGCGAACTGACGGCGGCCGAGCTGCTGGGCCACCGCGAGTTCGTGCTGACCCGCCTGTTCGAGAGCGCCTAG
- a CDS encoding UxaA family hydrolase has translation MIHFLVHDEGDSCGVVVVEGIKAGQKLTGWIMDQDRTIEIAVTQDIPIGHKLATRDLAEGDTVIKYGVDIGRVVAPIPTGAHLHVHNVKTKRW, from the coding sequence ATGATTCACTTTCTCGTACATGACGAGGGCGACTCCTGCGGGGTCGTCGTCGTAGAGGGCATCAAGGCCGGTCAGAAGCTGACCGGCTGGATCATGGATCAGGACCGCACGATCGAGATCGCGGTCACCCAGGACATTCCGATCGGCCACAAGCTCGCCACCCGCGACCTGGCCGAGGGCGACACGGTGATCAAGTACGGCGTCGACATCGGCCGCGTCGTGGCGCCGATCCCGACCGGCGCCCATCTCCACGTCCACAACGTCAAGACGAAGCGGTGGTAG
- a CDS encoding C45 family autoproteolytic acyltransferase/hydolase — translation MVEAVPLIELSGPPRERGRQYGRQAASRVHLGIQHYRDQLSRTDLTWPEVQKLVRDYLPVMEGYAANQVEEMRGIAEGADLEFEQVAFLNARTEVLKLSTRPDLREKLARTDEPDGCTGVIVLPEATQAGRLIHAQNWDWKAECAETAVVLHIHQEDGPDMLCFAEAGQMARCGMNAAGVVITANYLESDRDYARLGVPLPLIRRKVLEQQQLALAFHTVYTTPKSGSNNMMVSQTEGVAIDFECAPDETFQVHASGGLIVHANHWQSPVALSKLKDTGVAGTPDSLYRDMRVRQLLAAQAGSITRDSVKAALFDDFGYPWSVCRPPRKSMTQNLSATVAMIVMEPALGTMDVCVLPALNKQFQSYRIEMQAAARAAAA, via the coding sequence ATGGTTGAAGCCGTCCCCCTGATCGAGCTTTCCGGGCCGCCGCGCGAGCGCGGCCGGCAGTATGGGCGCCAGGCCGCGTCGCGCGTCCATCTCGGCATCCAGCATTATCGCGACCAACTGTCCCGCACCGACCTGACCTGGCCGGAAGTGCAGAAGCTGGTGCGCGACTACCTGCCGGTGATGGAAGGCTACGCCGCCAACCAAGTCGAGGAGATGCGCGGCATCGCCGAGGGTGCGGACCTGGAGTTCGAGCAGGTCGCCTTTCTCAACGCCCGCACCGAGGTCCTGAAGCTCAGCACGCGCCCCGACCTGCGCGAGAAGCTGGCCCGCACCGACGAGCCCGACGGCTGCACCGGCGTCATCGTCCTGCCCGAGGCGACCCAGGCGGGCCGCCTGATCCACGCCCAGAACTGGGACTGGAAGGCCGAATGCGCCGAGACCGCGGTCGTCCTGCACATCCATCAGGAAGACGGGCCGGACATGCTGTGCTTCGCCGAGGCGGGCCAGATGGCGCGCTGCGGCATGAACGCGGCCGGCGTCGTCATCACCGCCAACTACCTCGAGTCCGACCGCGACTATGCGCGCCTGGGCGTGCCGCTGCCGCTGATCCGCCGCAAGGTGCTGGAGCAGCAGCAGTTGGCGCTGGCCTTCCACACCGTCTACACGACGCCCAAGTCGGGCTCGAACAACATGATGGTGAGCCAGACCGAGGGTGTTGCGATCGACTTCGAGTGCGCGCCCGACGAGACCTTCCAGGTCCATGCCTCGGGCGGCCTGATCGTCCACGCCAACCACTGGCAGAGCCCGGTCGCGCTGTCGAAGCTGAAGGACACCGGCGTCGCCGGCACGCCCGACAGCCTCTATCGCGACATGCGCGTGCGCCAGCTCCTGGCCGCCCAGGCCGGCAGCATCACGCGCGATTCGGTGAAGGCGGCCCTGTTCGACGACTTCGGCTATCCCTGGTCGGTCTGCCGGCCGCCGCGCAAGTCGATGACCCAGAACCTGAGCGCCACCGTGGCGATGATCGTCATGGAGCCGGCGCTCGGCACCATGGACGTCTGCGTGCTGCCGGCGCTCAACAAGCAGTTCCAGAGCTATCGCATCGAGATGCAGGCGGCAGCCCGGGCAGCCGCGGCATGA
- a CDS encoding ABC transporter substrate-binding protein — MRTLAAAAILLAALPAAAQDAPRKGGTFTIAINADIRSLEPGINRDGNTDTVVHTIFEGLVAYKADLTVGPALAESWTASEDGRTWTFRLREGVRFHNGQPLTAAALKWAWDRQWAAERWGCKRFFDGTTGLKVEAVEVPDDRTVVYRLAQPSGLFLKQLANVQCGIVAVHPDSADAEGKWKEPIGTGPLKLGEWRRGEYVSLDRFDGYKASAAPASAYSGARIMHFDRVVFRVVPDSSSAEAGLATGAIDLLPEVEAHRVAALKQRGVNVMSSPGLSWAVLLMQIRDPLLSDVRIRRAIAHALDLEQIADARGEGLVKPHPSPVDAGSAYFDDRFRAWPAYDPAKAKALLKEAGYKGQPLKIQTNKRSSANYDNAVVTQAMLAAVGFKVELEVLDWATQLNNYNQGTFQVQSFGYSARFDPGLRFASLIADKDKSKWAQWDDPKAITLLQESTRTTDEARRKAIFAELHAMLADQVPTIGLYYDPGVEALGAKVRGYATWPASRPIPWGVWKVQ, encoded by the coding sequence ATGCGCACGCTCGCTGCCGCCGCCATCCTGCTCGCCGCCCTGCCGGCCGCCGCCCAGGACGCCCCCCGCAAGGGCGGCACCTTCACCATCGCGATCAATGCCGACATCCGCAGCCTGGAGCCCGGCATCAACCGCGACGGCAACACCGACACGGTCGTCCATACGATCTTCGAGGGGCTGGTCGCCTACAAGGCGGACCTGACGGTCGGCCCCGCCCTGGCGGAATCCTGGACGGCCAGCGAGGACGGCCGCACCTGGACGTTCCGGCTGCGCGAGGGGGTCCGTTTCCACAATGGCCAGCCGCTGACGGCGGCCGCCCTGAAATGGGCGTGGGATCGCCAGTGGGCGGCCGAGCGCTGGGGCTGCAAGCGCTTCTTCGACGGCACCACCGGCCTGAAGGTCGAGGCGGTCGAGGTGCCGGACGACCGCACCGTCGTCTATCGCCTGGCCCAGCCGAGTGGCCTCTTCCTGAAGCAGCTCGCCAACGTGCAGTGCGGCATCGTCGCCGTCCACCCCGACAGCGCCGATGCCGAGGGCAAGTGGAAGGAGCCGATCGGCACCGGCCCGTTGAAGCTCGGCGAATGGCGGCGGGGCGAGTATGTCTCGCTCGACCGGTTCGACGGCTACAAGGCGAGTGCGGCGCCCGCCAGCGCCTATTCGGGCGCGCGGATCATGCATTTCGACCGCGTGGTGTTCCGCGTCGTGCCGGATTCCAGTTCCGCCGAGGCAGGCCTGGCGACCGGCGCCATCGACCTGCTGCCCGAGGTCGAGGCGCATCGGGTGGCCGCCCTCAAGCAGCGCGGCGTCAACGTGATGTCGTCGCCGGGCCTTAGCTGGGCCGTGCTGCTGATGCAGATCCGCGACCCGTTGCTGTCGGACGTCCGCATCCGCCGCGCCATCGCCCACGCGCTCGACCTGGAGCAGATCGCCGATGCGCGCGGCGAGGGGTTGGTGAAGCCGCATCCGTCGCCGGTCGATGCCGGCAGCGCCTATTTCGACGACCGCTTCCGCGCCTGGCCGGCCTACGACCCGGCCAAGGCGAAGGCGCTGCTGAAGGAAGCCGGCTACAAGGGCCAGCCGCTCAAGATCCAGACCAACAAGCGCTCCAGCGCCAACTACGACAATGCCGTGGTGACCCAGGCGATGCTGGCCGCGGTCGGCTTCAAGGTGGAGCTGGAGGTGCTGGACTGGGCGACCCAGCTCAACAACTACAACCAGGGCACCTTCCAGGTGCAGTCCTTCGGCTATTCCGCGCGCTTCGACCCCGGCCTGCGCTTCGCCTCGCTGATCGCCGACAAGGACAAGTCCAAGTGGGCGCAATGGGACGACCCCAAGGCGATCACGCTCCTCCAGGAAAGCACGCGCACGACGGACGAGGCCCGTCGCAAGGCGATCTTCGCCGAGCTGCACGCGATGCTGGCCGACCAGGTGCCGACGATCGGGCTCTATTACGATCCGGGCGTCGAGGCCCTGGGGGCCAAGGTGCGCGGCTACGCCACCTGGCCCGCCAGCCGCCCTATCCCGTGGGGCGTTTGGAAGGTGCAGTAG
- a CDS encoding GntR family transcriptional regulator, with protein MTTSERPRRTRRPAGQSALQTELVRQILAAIVADGIAVGGAVRELPLARRFGVSRTPVRAALRRLEELGWLAFDAGRGFALARTLEGDAAAGEAPLPQSSVDELHRAILADRSRGLLPNEVSEASLMPRYGVSRGVVRRVLMRLSDDGLARRQRGHGWRFTEALDSRDAVTESYRFRIVVECAALAEPTYAVDPAALARLREEHMVILRDVGRLDPDRWLATNNAFHETVALWSHNRFIIEAVRRQNALRRFGEHYAFQRLSPTRFIQSSREHLEIQDAIEKNDRAWAASLLERHLALAARSYLDWDTRDTAERKRQTVPLPDLPELPQALGSIGVDSPQRASMISAASRQRSSR; from the coding sequence ATGACGACCAGCGAACGCCCGCGCCGCACCCGCCGGCCTGCCGGGCAGAGTGCCCTGCAGACCGAGCTGGTGCGCCAGATCCTGGCCGCCATCGTCGCCGACGGTATCGCCGTGGGCGGTGCGGTGCGCGAGCTGCCCCTGGCGCGGCGGTTCGGCGTGTCGCGTACGCCGGTGCGCGCGGCCCTGCGCCGGCTGGAGGAACTGGGCTGGCTCGCCTTCGATGCCGGTCGCGGTTTCGCGCTCGCACGGACCCTCGAGGGCGACGCCGCCGCGGGCGAGGCGCCGCTGCCGCAATCCTCGGTCGACGAGCTGCATCGGGCGATCCTGGCCGACCGCTCGCGCGGGCTGCTGCCGAACGAGGTGTCCGAGGCATCGCTGATGCCGCGCTACGGCGTGTCGCGCGGGGTGGTGCGCCGGGTGCTGATGCGGCTCAGCGACGACGGGCTGGCGCGCCGCCAGCGCGGCCATGGCTGGCGCTTCACCGAGGCCCTGGATTCGCGCGACGCCGTGACCGAGAGCTATCGCTTCCGTATCGTCGTGGAGTGCGCGGCCCTGGCCGAGCCAACCTACGCCGTCGACCCGGCTGCGCTGGCCCGGCTGCGCGAGGAGCACATGGTCATCCTGCGCGATGTCGGCCGCCTCGACCCCGACCGCTGGCTGGCGACCAACAACGCCTTCCACGAGACGGTCGCGCTGTGGTCGCACAACCGCTTCATCATCGAGGCGGTGCGCCGGCAGAACGCGCTGCGCCGCTTCGGCGAGCACTACGCCTTCCAGCGCCTTTCGCCGACGCGGTTCATCCAATCCTCGCGCGAGCATCTGGAGATCCAGGACGCGATCGAGAAGAACGACCGCGCCTGGGCCGCCTCGCTGCTGGAGCGCCACCTGGCCCTGGCCGCGCGCTCCTACCTCGACTGGGACACGCGCGACACGGCCGAGCGCAAGCGCCAGACCGTGCCGCTGCCGGACCTGCCGGAACTGCCTCAGGCCCTCGGGTCGATCGGGGTCGACAGTCCGCAGCGCGCCTCGATGATCTCGGCCGCGTCCAGGCAGAGATCCTCGCGGTAG
- a CDS encoding amidase family protein encodes MTAGSSDKLWKLDGVELAWLIRSRQVSAREVTQACLDRLDAVNPQINAVVLALHDEALAEADAADRAVARGDELGPLHGVPVTTKVNTDQRGCPTDNGIVAFKDLVATEDSPVVANLRKAGAVVIGRTNTPGFSMRWFTDNDLHGLTKNPWRGDITAGGSSGGAGSAIAAGIGPISQGNDIAGSIRYPAYCNGVTGIRPTFGRVPSFNGTAKGTRPISSQLMAVNGPLARRIRDLRVAFQALSAGDPRDPRWVGVPFAGPPVTRPIRVAMVVDPAGLGVHPAVADGIRRAGQVLADAGYVVEEVEPPRFGEAAQLWAAIGNDDVMAQLAPPAEQYGDQGIKTSVKLWMAQGQAETDPAVRFAAFRQALATREKILGEWQMFFEDRPIVLAPVSAEPPYPHDADLIGVEAMGRMFTAQRAQLAVSVLGLPGVSVPVGLHDGIPIGVQVVAGRYREDLCLDAAEIIEARCGLSTPIDPRA; translated from the coding sequence ATGACGGCAGGGTCGTCCGACAAGCTGTGGAAGCTGGACGGGGTCGAGCTGGCCTGGCTGATCCGCTCGCGGCAGGTGTCCGCGCGCGAGGTGACGCAGGCCTGTCTCGACCGGCTCGACGCCGTCAATCCGCAGATCAATGCGGTCGTCCTGGCGCTGCATGACGAGGCCCTGGCCGAGGCCGATGCCGCCGACCGGGCGGTCGCCCGGGGCGACGAGCTGGGGCCGCTGCACGGCGTGCCGGTGACGACCAAGGTCAACACCGACCAGCGCGGCTGCCCGACCGACAACGGCATCGTCGCCTTCAAGGACCTGGTCGCCACCGAGGACAGCCCGGTGGTGGCCAACCTGCGCAAGGCGGGTGCCGTTGTCATCGGGCGCACCAACACGCCCGGCTTCTCGATGCGCTGGTTCACCGACAACGACCTGCACGGGCTGACGAAGAACCCGTGGCGCGGCGACATCACCGCCGGCGGGTCGAGCGGCGGGGCGGGGTCGGCGATCGCGGCCGGCATCGGCCCGATCTCGCAGGGCAACGACATCGCGGGCTCCATCCGCTACCCGGCCTACTGCAACGGCGTCACCGGCATCCGGCCGACCTTCGGGCGGGTGCCGTCCTTCAACGGCACGGCCAAGGGCACGCGGCCGATCTCCTCGCAGTTGATGGCGGTGAACGGCCCGCTCGCGCGCCGCATCCGCGACCTGCGGGTGGCCTTCCAGGCGCTGTCGGCGGGCGACCCGCGCGACCCGCGCTGGGTTGGCGTGCCCTTCGCGGGGCCGCCCGTCACCCGGCCGATCCGGGTCGCCATGGTGGTCGATCCGGCCGGGCTGGGCGTGCATCCGGCGGTGGCCGACGGCATCCGCCGGGCCGGCCAGGTGCTGGCCGATGCCGGCTATGTCGTCGAGGAAGTGGAGCCGCCGCGCTTCGGCGAGGCGGCCCAGCTATGGGCGGCGATCGGCAATGACGACGTCATGGCCCAGCTTGCCCCGCCGGCCGAGCAGTATGGCGACCAGGGCATCAAGACCAGCGTGAAGCTGTGGATGGCGCAGGGACAGGCCGAGACGGACCCGGCCGTCCGCTTTGCCGCCTTCCGCCAGGCGCTGGCCACGCGCGAGAAGATCCTGGGCGAGTGGCAGATGTTCTTCGAGGACCGGCCGATCGTGCTGGCCCCGGTCTCGGCCGAGCCGCCCTATCCGCACGATGCCGACCTGATCGGCGTCGAGGCGATGGGGCGGATGTTCACCGCCCAGCGCGCCCAGCTCGCGGTCTCGGTCCTGGGGCTGCCCGGCGTCTCGGTGCCGGTCGGGCTCCATGACGGCATCCCGATCGGCGTGCAGGTGGTGGCGGGCCGCTACCGCGAGGATCTCTGCCTGGACGCGGCCGAGATCATCGAGGCGCGCTGCGGACTGTCGACCCCGATCGACCCGAGGGCCTGA
- a CDS encoding ABC transporter substrate-binding protein: MSKKVFLAAAAAAVLALPAAAQDAPRKGGTLTIALNADIRSLDPGINRDGNTDSVAHMIYEGLVGYRTDLSVGSQLAKSWKVEDDGRTYRFTLRDGAKFHNGAAVTAADVKSSWDRQIANKAWPCARFFNGSSGIKVEAVEAPDAATVVYRLEKPSALFLKQLANFQCAVVAIHPASFDGEGKWKDAIGTGPFKLKEWKRGEYISMERVADYVPNPEPASGYAGARVAHVDNLMVRIIPDGSAAEAAMVSGAVDILPDVDAHRIDGLKQKGMTVLTAPGLGWSSILIQTRDPLLANVKIRQAIAHALDLAEIADVRSMGLTKANPSAVAAATAYFQPSFLDWPAYDPKKAQALLKEAGYKGETIRLQTNKRYSGMYDNSVMAQAMLTAAGFKVELEVLEWATQLDNYLKGNFQLQSFSYSARLDPGLMYSALIGDKEKLKWAQWEDSTAIKLLEEANTSLDEARRKAIFVELHKMVAQQVPVVGLYFDTGIEATGPKIRGYKPWAAGKPLPWGVWKAG; this comes from the coding sequence ATGAGCAAGAAAGTCTTTCTGGCGGCCGCTGCCGCAGCCGTCCTGGCGCTGCCGGCGGCAGCGCAGGATGCGCCGCGCAAGGGCGGCACGCTGACCATCGCGCTGAACGCCGACATCCGCAGCCTGGACCCTGGCATCAACCGCGACGGCAATACCGATTCCGTTGCCCACATGATCTATGAGGGGCTGGTGGGCTATCGCACCGACCTCAGCGTCGGGTCGCAGCTTGCCAAGTCCTGGAAGGTCGAGGACGACGGCCGCACCTATCGCTTTACGCTGCGCGACGGCGCGAAGTTCCACAATGGTGCCGCCGTCACCGCCGCCGACGTGAAGTCGAGCTGGGACCGCCAGATCGCCAACAAGGCCTGGCCGTGCGCCCGCTTCTTCAACGGCAGCAGCGGCATCAAGGTGGAAGCGGTCGAGGCGCCGGACGCCGCCACCGTCGTCTATCGCCTGGAGAAGCCGAGCGCGCTGTTCCTGAAGCAGCTTGCCAACTTCCAGTGCGCCGTCGTCGCCATCCATCCCGCTTCCTTCGATGGCGAGGGCAAGTGGAAGGATGCGATCGGCACCGGCCCCTTCAAGCTGAAGGAATGGAAGCGCGGCGAGTACATCTCGATGGAGCGGGTGGCGGACTATGTCCCCAACCCCGAGCCGGCCAGCGGCTATGCCGGCGCCCGCGTCGCCCATGTCGACAATCTCATGGTACGCATCATCCCCGACGGCAGCGCCGCCGAGGCCGCGATGGTCAGCGGTGCCGTCGACATCCTGCCCGACGTCGACGCCCACCGCATCGACGGGCTGAAGCAGAAGGGCATGACCGTGCTGACGGCACCCGGCCTGGGCTGGTCGTCGATCCTGATCCAGACCCGCGACCCGCTGCTGGCCAACGTCAAGATCCGCCAAGCGATCGCCCACGCGCTGGACCTGGCGGAGATCGCCGACGTTCGCTCGATGGGGCTGACCAAGGCCAATCCGTCTGCCGTCGCCGCCGCGACCGCCTATTTCCAGCCGTCCTTCCTCGACTGGCCGGCCTATGACCCGAAGAAGGCGCAGGCGCTCCTGAAGGAGGCCGGCTACAAGGGCGAGACGATCCGGCTGCAGACCAACAAGCGCTACAGCGGCATGTACGACAATTCGGTCATGGCCCAGGCTATGCTGACGGCGGCCGGCTTCAAGGTGGAGTTGGAGGTGCTGGAATGGGCCACTCAGCTCGACAACTACCTGAAGGGCAACTTCCAGCTCCAGTCCTTCAGCTACTCCGCGCGCCTCGATCCGGGCCTCATGTACTCGGCCCTGATCGGCGACAAGGAAAAGCTGAAATGGGCGCAGTGGGAGGACTCAACCGCGATCAAGCTGCTGGAAGAGGCCAACACGTCGCTGGATGAGGCGCGGCGCAAGGCGATCTTCGTCGAGCTGCACAAGATGGTGGCCCAGCAGGTGCCGGTCGTCGGCCTCTATTTCGACACCGGCATCGAGGCCACCGGGCCGAAGATCCGCGGCTACAAGCCCTGGGCCGCCGGCAAGCCGCTGCCCTGGGGCGTCTGGAAGGCCGGCTGA
- a CDS encoding alpha/beta hydrolase, protein MTGTIERTREQAFYARGKTTIYACQADQRFSYCCYVPRAVEENPDRQFPLFVAVHGTGRLMTAYRDLFAEFAERHGVIVLAPLFPAGITGPNDLNSYKFIRAGDLHYDAVLLAMVEEAARRWPIDTRRFSLFGFSGGGHFAHRFFYLHPERLSAVSIGAPGVVTLLDFDHDFWVGVRDFEAVFGKAIDLEAMRRVAVHMIVGGDDTETWEITIRPDSPRWMPGADLAGADRQDRMRALKASFERHGIAVRHDTVPGVAHNGLAMVPLVEQFLADAMAAPLQKVG, encoded by the coding sequence ATGACGGGTACGATCGAGCGGACGAGAGAGCAGGCCTTCTACGCGCGCGGCAAGACGACGATCTATGCCTGCCAGGCCGACCAGCGGTTCAGCTACTGCTGCTACGTGCCGCGCGCGGTGGAAGAGAACCCCGACCGCCAGTTCCCGCTGTTCGTCGCCGTGCACGGCACCGGGCGGCTGATGACCGCCTATCGCGACCTGTTCGCCGAATTCGCCGAGCGCCACGGCGTCATCGTCCTGGCGCCCTTGTTCCCGGCCGGCATCACCGGGCCCAACGACCTCAACAGCTACAAGTTCATCCGCGCGGGCGACCTGCACTACGACGCGGTGCTGCTGGCGATGGTGGAGGAGGCGGCCCGGCGCTGGCCGATCGACACCCGGCGCTTCTCGCTGTTCGGCTTCTCGGGTGGCGGGCACTTCGCCCATCGCTTCTTCTACCTGCACCCCGAGCGACTGTCGGCCGTGTCGATCGGCGCGCCCGGCGTCGTCACGCTGCTGGATTTCGACCACGACTTCTGGGTCGGGGTACGCGATTTCGAGGCGGTTTTCGGCAAGGCGATCGACCTGGAGGCGATGCGCCGGGTGGCCGTCCACATGATCGTCGGCGGCGACGATACCGAGACGTGGGAGATCACGATCCGCCCGGATAGCCCGCGCTGGATGCCGGGTGCCGACTTGGCCGGCGCCGACCGCCAGGACCGCATGCGCGCGCTGAAGGCCAGCTTCGAGCGCCACGGCATCGCCGTGCGCCACGACACCGTGCCCGGCGTCGCCCATAACGGCCTGGCCATGGTGCCGCTGGTCGAGCAGTTCCTGGCCGACGCCATGGCCGCGCCCTTGCAGAAGGTGGGCTGA